caaaacgcACAAACGACGTGGCTTTCAAGTGGCATGGACTTTTAAATTTCAtagcaaaattttcttttgtttggtcgCCTTAGTTGTTTGCCTTAGTTGTTTTGGCATGAACAATGTTGGCTCAATACCATTCACACGTCCTTAGTGTTGTTGAATGgaccattgtttttttatcgGAGGTTtcctttagttttttcttttcaactgGTGGAAGttaataactttaaaattGGTAccactttgatttttttagaattttgatCATTATGCATTCTAGTGTCAGAAGACACAACATGGATGCTTGAAACATATGTGGCAGAAGAGAGTGATTCAACTTCCTACTATGATTAGTTGAAGCTTGAAGCTACTACTGTATCtttaaagtaataaaattGAAGTTATAGAAATATGACTGTAGTTGATAAACATATAAGTAGACtatttttaagataaaaaatattagatgaTTATCCTAAATCTTGTTGCATATCATCTATCAACAACTTTGaaagtttgatttgtttctgaGTAATACTACTTTTTgcagattttgtttctaatgacacaaaatatcattttagCAATTAACTATAATtccttttttatattgttcTCTTTATGGAAGAGAATAGTAGCCTCTGAATTTtctaattcaaaaaaatatcaatggTCTATCACGAAGTGTTATActattcaattcaaaattaattgaatacTTAGACTAATCAAGGTAAAATAATACACGCATTTGACTCTTAtcacgaagaaaaaaaaaaggtaagagaaaaatatttataacgggaaaataaataacaaacaaaagaaacgaATAAGATGAGATTTAATGATTAacaatgatttaaaaaaaaaacattggtcAAAGCACGAAGTAAGTCAACTAGTGCCGTCCATATGAATCACATTGGACCCCACCATATAcatgtatattttgttaacctctttttagtaaaatatctttaattttttgaacatttcaAAATGATgccaatttcttctctttagtCGTCTAAAACTTAGTTAAATAACACTTTTAAATCTCTGGAGAAGcaaatatatcttttaatGCTACATAAGTCACATTCACCATATATTGTATGTAACGtaatttttagatttacaTTATGCAAAAGTTTTATCTATTATCATAAACTTACCAACTCTGACACGAAGTCAAACTACTCTGGACCGGTCAACTTAGATGTCACAACTGCTCACCTAATTGTTGCCCTCGCGAGTTAACTTAAATAAAGTAATctaattttatggtttttttaaccaaatcaCACGattaaaatttctaaactCACACATActtcaatatatataagttcaaactgtcaaaatttattaaatgttACCCACTAGGATAAGTTCTTGAGTGCGCAAGTGGTACCgtacaaattaaaagaaaagctaatggtgaatcaaaaacaatatttgtaattgtttactttttctaagGAGAACTAAAATGAGTTATGGTTTAGTTTTAGTCATATGAGACTCATCTAGTCgataaaacatcaattttgtttttgttctaaaCGACTTCAAAgttcaatttttgaaatattcaaCAAATGCGGTATTTTTCCTTaagaaatttttgataaagacTAGTAACGTAATATATACGTTTATACGGGTCAAAATTAGCATAATATGATGACTCAATTTCAcctttttgtaattaatttttgtgtttgaggAAAAGTCTAATAAATAGGAATAAATCTGTGTGATGTTCAAAGTTTTTCAGTTGCTTGGTCTACGTGCGGGctgctttgtgtttttttccaacttctctttttctcaaatCTCTTTCCACACATGAATTTCCAtgaaattcatcttcttccccgATAATTTCCACATCTTCTCGAGGAACATCGCAGAGGACAGTAAAGAAGCAAACCAAGAAGACCAAGTGGAGGAGGACGATGACTATGGTGACGCGTGTGATCATGACGGATGATGATTCTCAGTCACTttgctttctttgtttcttactcttctttttcatcactggtaatttcttctcttcttctgttgtttgAATTTGAGTTTCGTTGAGAGTTTTTGGGAATTGTaatgtcttctcttcttgagTATGAGTTTTgggtttctgtttctttcacGTTTCCTTCAAATGGGTTcagggttttaaaatttgacgTGATTTTTTGGGGGTTTCATTGCTTTCATCAATTCAAGGTTTTACATTGTACGTAAATGAATCgcaaagttttaatttttactctGTTTGATGTCGTTGATGAGTATTTTAGCTGagttttttgatgtttttcttctatggCAGCTATAGCAGTGGCTGGAGATTCTCTGGACAGTGATAGAGAAGTCTTGTTAAGCCTAAAATCGTACCTTGAATCACGGAACCCACAGAACCGAGGACTATACACGGAATGGAAAATGGAGAACCAAGATGTTGTGTGTCAATGGCCTGGAATCATATGTACACCTCAGAGAAGTAGAGTTACAGGGATCAATCTAACTGATTCCACCATTTCAGGTCCTCTATTCAAGAACTTCTCCGCTTTAACGGAGCTCACATATCTCGATTTATCAAGGAATACGATCGAAGGGGAGATTCCAGATGACTTGAGCCGTTGTCACAACTTAAAGCATCTGAATCTTTCTCATAATATCCTTGAAGGAGAGCTAAGTTTACCCGGGTTGTCAAATCTTGAGGTTCTTGATCTTTCGTTGAATAGGATTACGGGTGATATTCAGTCTAGCTTCCCATTGTTCTGCAACAGTTTGGTTGTTGCAAATCTGTCGACCAACAACTTTACTGGAAGAATCGATGACATCTTCAACGGGTGTAGGAATCTCAAGTATGTTGACTTCAGTTCCAATAGATTCAGTGGAGAAGTGTGGACTGGTTTTGGGAGGCTGGTCGAGTTTTCAGTTGCTGATAATCATCTCTCCGGGAATATCTCTGCTTCAATGTTCAGGGGGAACTGTACTTTGCAAATGTTGGATTTGTCTGGGAACGCTTTTGGTGGGGAATTTCCAGGCCAAGTTTCGAATTGCCAGAATCTAAATGTACTGAATCTTTGGGGAAACAAGTTCACAGGGAACATTCCAGCTGAGATTGGTTCCATATCCTCTCTCAAAGGTTTGTACTTGGGGAATAATACATTTTCTCGAGACATACCGGAAACTCTCCTGAACTTGACCAACTTGGTGTTTCTGGATTTGAGCAGAAACAAATTTGGAGGAGACATTCAAGAAATCTTTGGGAGATTCACGCAAGTAAAGTATCTAGTCTTGCATGCAAACTCATACGTAGGAGGCATCAATTCTTCCAACATCCTCAAGTTACCCAATCTTTCAAGGCTAGATTTGGGCTACAACAATTTCTCGGGACAGTTACCTACTGAAATTTCTCAGATACAGAGTTTGAAGTTCTTGATTCTTGCTTATAATAACTTCAGTGGCGATATACCACAGGAGTATGGGAACATGCCGGGGCTTCAAGCACTTGATCTCTCCTTTAACAAGCTGACCGGTTCGATACCAGCTTCATTTGGGAAATTGACCTCTCTTTTGTGGCTAATGCTTGCAAACAACTCTCTATCAGGAGAAATCCCTCGAGAGATTGGCAACTGCACAAGCCTTTTGTGGTTTAACGTGGCAAACAACCAGCTCTCTGGTAGATTCCATCCTGAATTGACTAGAATGGGGAGTAATCCTTCTCCAACATTTGAAGTGAATAGGCAAAACAAAGACAAGATAATTGCTGGTTCTGGTGAATGCTTGGCGATGAAGAGATGGATTCCAGCGGAGTTCCCTCCGTTCAACTTTGTATACGCAATTCTAACCAAAAAGAGTTGCAGAAGCCTATGGGACCATGTTCTCAAAGGGTACGGTCTCTTTCCTGTCTGTTCTGCTGGTTCCACGGTACGCACGCTTAAAATTTCAGCCTATCTTCAGCTCAGTGGAAATAAGTTTTCAGGTGAGATTCCTGCAAGCATCTCTCAGATGGACAGGCTGAGCACACTACATTTGGGTTTCAATGAGTTTGAGGGGAAACTGCCTCCAGAGATAGGACAATTGCCTCTTGCATTCCTCAACCTTACTCGAAACAATTTCTCGGGCGAGATTCCTCAAGAAATCGGAAATCTGAAGTGCCTGCAGAATCTTGATCTGTCTTTCAACAATTTCTCTGGAAACTTTCCAACGAGTTTGAATGACTTGAATGAGCTGAGTAAGTTCAACATCTCATATAACCCTTTCATTTCTGGCGCGATACCAACAACAGGACAAGTAGCAACCTTTGACAAAGACTCCTTTCTTGGAAATCCGCTGCTGCGGTTTCCTAGTTTCTTCAACCAATCAGGGAACAACACGAGGAAGATTTCCAACCAAGTCCTAGGAAACAGGCCAAGaactcttcttttgatttggaTTTCCTTGGCTCTTGCATTGGCGTTTATTGCATGTTTAGTGGTATCAGGTATTGTACTTATGGTTGTTAAGGCTTCAAGGGAAGCAGAAATCGATCTCTTAGATGGGTCGAAAACCAGACATGACATGACTTCCAGTTCAGGTGGATCATCGCCATGGCTATCAGGAAAAATCAAGGTCATTCGCTTAGACAAATCAACTTTCACATACGCTGACATTCTGAAAGCAACCAGTAACTTCTCTGAGGAGAGAGTGGTAGGTAGGGGAGGCTATGGAACTGTTTACAGAGGCGTATTGCCTGATGGAAGAGAAGTTGCAGTCAAGAAGCTTCAGAGGGAAGGCacagaagcagagaaagagTTCAGAGCTGAAATGGAAGTTCTAAGTGCCAACGCATTTGGAGATTGGGCACATCCGAACCTCGTGAGGCTATATGGATGGTGCCTAGATGGGTCAGAGAAAATCTTGGTGCACGAATACATGGGAGGCGGGAGCTTAGAGGAGCTCATcacagacaaaacaaaacttcaatGGAAGAAACGTATTGATATAGCCACAGATGTAGCAAGGGGATTAGTGTTTTTACACCACGAATGCTACCCTTCCATCGTTCACAGAGACGTCAAAGCCAGTAACGTTCTTTTGGATAAACACGGGAATGCGAGAGTGACGGATTTTGGACTAGCAAGACTCTTAAATGTAGGAGATAGCCATGTGAGCACAGTGATTGCAGGCACAATCGGGTATGTAGCTCCCGAGTATGGACAAACTTGGCAAGCCACCACAAGAGGAGATGTTTACAGCTACGGAGTATTGACCATGGAACTCGCGACGGGTAGAAGAGCTGTTGATGGAGGAGAAGAGTGTTTGGTCGAATGGGCAAGACGTGTAATGACAGGTAACATGACAGCCAAAGGTTCACCAATAACCCTGTCAGGGACCAAACCAGGGAACGGAGCTGAGCAAATGACTGAGCTACTAAAGATTGGTGTGAAGTGTACAGCTGATCATCCTCAGGCAAGACCAAACATGAAAGAAGTTCTAGCTATGTTGGTTAAGATATCCGGTAAAGCAGAGCTCTTCAATGGCTTATCTTCACAAGGTTACATAGAAATGtaaaaatctttctttcttttcttctttcagattTATTATACAGAACAAcagagttttcttcttcaccatttttCGTTTCATTGTTTCTGATTCTTCTTGTACACAGAACCTCATTGTTATCAGACAGATAGGGATAGAGAAAGGTAGTTTTGTTCGCAATGTACAGAGACACAATCTGAAAATaaagatcttctcttcttcttgtctatATTGAGTGTAAACAACGTTGGCTCTATCTCGTGTTTCTTACAAGTCAGGAAACATAcaggaagaaagaaacagtACAATGAGTCAGGTTGCAATCTCTCTGATCAGCCAGTTTAAGCTCGGGAAGGCAAAATAAAGGACGAGAAACGACGGGACAGCCAAAGCAAACgtaacaaagaaataaaccCCGAGAACTGCAGCACTCACAGGGATTGCATATAAAGCCATCAACAGGAATATGACTACCAGAGGAAACTTAGCCAACAAATGAGCAACAAGAGCCATTGACTTACGTACCGAGTCATGGAGCCTCCCAGTTCTGAAGAATCCTCTGGTCACACCATTCCACCAGCTGCGATTGTCCAGCAACCCTTCATCACCCAAGGCGGTATTACTCACTCCATCACACCTATTTCTCAAGTCTCTCTGCCCTGAAGCAACCCTTTTGTTGTCGCTGGGTGCCTCCGATCTGGAGCCATTCATGCTTTCTACCATCCACAGAAGGTAAAAGTTCTTGGAAGGAAATCTGATGGTTCCATTGCAAACCAGCCTTAAAGAGAGAATATTGCACCAAGGGCAAGCAACGAAGAAGGGAAGCTGGAATGGTAAAGCAGAGGATTTGATGACAATGGCACGTTGAAGCCCTAAGAGACAGTACTTGCAGATTGTATGACCACACCATAAGACATAAGGTACATTCTCAACAACGTTGAATGATTCCCAGCAAATGGGACACTCcaatttttcttcctttgttgtCTTTCTTCCATCTCCTGATCTATCTAAAGTAGCTCTTCTTGGTTTTGTAGCAGCTTCTTCTCCCTTCGATATAAAACCTTCTCTGATCGATTTTGAAGCTAAATTCCACATAGCAATGGAGGGATCCACAAAGATAATCACTTTGAATCTTTCTCTCTGCAACAAGAAaatcacacacacatacactaCATAATCAGATATGAGATTTACAATCCAACCCCCAAAGATTGGACCGAGAACATACAAAAAGTAACGAACTTGATGAAACCCAAGAAATCATTAACAGAATTACAGAAAACGAAATACACTTACAAGAGTTTATCCGGtcatgaagatgaagatcattgcaaaaacaaaaaatgcaaCAGCTACGTCGTTGAGTTATATAATATCTCCGAAGCTCTGATGTAACCAGCGAGAAGAAAACCGGCTGAAAAAGAGACACGCGTCGTAAAACATGGTGACTCTGAAACGCCTTTCAATGTTTCCGCCGCCCCCACCGATTTCCTCACCTTATCCGTTTCTGTTTTCAGGTTTAACTACCAAAACGCATCGTTTCACTATACCGCCAAAATTAAACTACCGGTTTAGTTCCGTAATTTTCTATTACCGAAATCGGTTAAAGTAAAATAGTAGTTGTCGGTGAGAGTGAGCTGTAcgcgtttcttcttctccttgtgcGCTTTCTGGATCGAACGAAGCATTTTCCTCCgacaatatatttttaagtaatgACAATGTTTCCGCATTATTGGGTTTAATTCCATTTttaaattagggttcttcagATCGacaaatctttctctttctctttccccGATCGGAATCATGCTAAAGATCTGAACTTTTTCTCAGATCCGTGAATAAGTAAGTACGGAGAGACAGAAACATACTCAGACTGATCTGAGGAAAACAAAGTTGATGGTCGCAAACCTGTAAGTGAAATCTATAGAGAGAgacgttgaagaagaaaatgggtcAAGATGGTTCGCCGGCGCATAAAAGACCATCCGGAAGCGGCGGAGGACTTCCGACGACGACGTTAACCAACGGTGGAGGAAGAGGTGGTCGTGGTGGTTTGTTACCTCGAGGTAGACAGATGCAGAAGACGTTTAACAACATCAAGATCACAATTCTCTGTGGTTTCGTCACAATTCTCGTCTTACGTGGCACTATCGGTGTTGGTAACCTAGGAAGCTCAAGCGCCGATGCAGTTAACCAGAACATCATTGAGGAGACTAACCGGATTCTAGCTGAGATCCGATCTGATTCGGATCCAACCGACTTGGATGAGCCTCAGGAAGGTGATATGAATCCCAATGCGACGTATGTTCTAGGTCCTAAGATCACGGATTGGGATAGTCAACGTAAGGTATGGTTGAATCAGAATCCTGAGTTTCCTAGTACTGTCAATGGCAAAGCTCGAATCTTGCTTTTAACAGGATCTCCTCCTAAGCCTTGTGATAACCCCATTGGTGATCATTATCTTTTGAAATCTGTGAAGAACAAGATTGATTATTGTAGGCTTCATGGAATTGAGATTGTGTATAACATGGCTCATTTGGATAAGGAACTCGCTGGCTATTGGGCAAAATTACCAATGATTAGGAGGTTGATGTTGTCTCATCCAGAAGTTGAGTGGATCTGGTGGATGGATAGTGATGCTTTGTTCACTGATATACTGTTTCAGATCCCTTTGGCTAGGTATCAGAAGCATAATCTAGTGATTCATGGTTATCCGGACTTGTTGTTCGATCAGAAGTCGTGGATTGCTTTGAACACAGGTAGTTTTCTGCTGAGGAATTGTCAGTGGTCGTTGGATTTGTTAGATGCTTGGGCGCCTATGGGACCTAAAGGGCCAATTCGTGATGAGGCCGGGAAGGTATTGACGGCTTATCTGAAAGGTAGACCAGCTTTTGAGGCAGATGATCAGTCAGCATTGATCTATCTCCTGCTTTCTCAGAAAGATACATGGATGGAGAAAGTGTTTGTGGAGAATCAATACTATTTGCACGGGTTTTGGGAAGGTTTGGTTGATAGGTATGAGGAGATGATAGAGAAGTATCACCCGGGATTGGGTGATGAGAGATGGCCATTTGTGACCCATTTCGTTGGGTGTAAACCGTGTGGTAGCTATGCTGATTATGCAGTCGAGAGGTGCTTGAAGAGTATGGAGAGGGCCTTTAATTTTGCAGACAATCAAGTGCTCAAGCTGTATGGTTTTAGCCATAGGGGATTGTTGAGCCCCAAGATTAAGAGGATCAGAAATGAGACAGTCTCTCCTTTGGAGTTTGTAGACAAGTTTGATATTCGCAGAACGCCAGTGGAAACCAAACCACAGAACTAGAGGAACACAAGGAGAGGATAGGCTCAGCTCTCATGAGATTGTGGACACGTATAGGTAAATTATATGACACTCACAAATGCAAAGCAAATTTGTTTGCCTGTACTTGCTACTTTACtgtttcttctgcttctcttttttttgtttgttgttgttgcaagAATATTTTAGATGCAAATTCTTTTTCCATagatgtttttgtgttttcttcagTCAAATATATGGAGAAATTTCATACTTTGTTATTGCTCGTGACTGCTATATTCAAGTTTCAGACACTTGAACTCGTTGGCAAACTAACGTCGGAAGAAATGTTTAGAGAATCCATAATATTAGACTGTGGAATAAGGATGCCTGTTACATTGAACGATACAAGACAGATCATTTAACATACTAATTTCCTTCTTCGTAGCTACAAATCGCTCACGAGTTAGTATAGACTAAGTTCCTTAATATTACATGCATCTACAAGATGGGAATGACCAGAAGTGCTCACCGACTGACCAGGAATAGACAGATTAATGATTCATCCTCAGCTAGATCACTTTTTCAGGAGGATCACCAACTTTTTGACTGCTAGACGTATCCCTGCCATTTGCTGATAACTGTAAGGCTCGAGTGAGAAGAATGCATCAACCAGAGTACCGGGAAGTAATGCTGACTCAAGCTTTTCCAAGTTATCGCTACTGACATCGAGCTTTTGATTGGTTCCCAAAGgttcttctttttgatatACCTGCGTTCCACACAGGGTATCATCTCCGTTGGATTCTGAGCTTATACTGTCAACCAGATAAGAATGGGATCAGAGGTTAGGGACTCTCAATGGATTCATTATCATATGTAAAAGATTTAAGAGAGAGTTGAATACTTACTGCAGTCTGGCTGTGGGATAGTTGGCAAAGCCTTCTTTCCTTATAACAGTGGGTCTCCAATCTGAGTTTGTGCTTGAGTCAGTTGGTAAGTTGTGCGCAGCAGCATCAACTGCGTCCAAGATCTTGCATAGATCAAGAGGGGCGTCAACAATAATATTCAACTTTGGACGACCTGCATGATCCACAAACTTCCGGCTTATTCCGAACCGAACTTTCAAGCTATGCCAACACAGATGCAGAGGGGTGTCGTTGTGAAATAGCTTCATTCTCAAGCTCCCACGATAAAACGGGACAAGACTTGCCCTGATGCTAGAAACAGATACTTCATTAACACCCAAAAATGATTCATCTTTGGCATCGGAATCGGGTGATGGAGGTGATTCATCCTGCTGTCTTACAGTTTTCGCTTCTTCTGCAGCATCCGTCTGAAGAGTTCCAATACGTAGTTTACCTATTAAAGTGGTTATATCAATTGGATCTTCTATATCATAACTTGATGCATCACTTTCTGAGCATTCCGTAAGAAGAGAAACGATGGGATGGTTTTTGACGATTGTGGCGTCCACGGAAGAGGAACTCGGATCAGTTTTAGGACTCGAGGAGGAAGAAGTCGAGCTTTCTCTGACTCCATTAGCCACTAACTTCCCATTACTTCGTGTTCTGGGACTTTTTCGTGGGGAAAACCAGCTCATGTCTGTAAGAATGTCAGGAACACTGGACTCCTGTAAACACCAAGTACTTAAGCTCAGTGattttctgttatcatgtcaTATGACAAAGTATACTGCAGTCTTGCAGATCATGTTCAGGGCTTGGAAAAGTTCTGGTCTGCGAAGAAACATGGACACAATTTTTGCAAACTATAATCCTAAAAGTTACAGTTTATCACTTATTCAAGAAATGAGAAGACATCATTACCAGAAACAAGACGGTTGCACAGTACTTGACAACTTCAAGATTCATCCGGACATCATCTAAGCTCCTGGTGAATCATATCCATTGTTTAGTCCCATATTGAAACAACTGTTGAATCGCTAAAAGGCTCAGGGCATCGTTTAGATTTACCTGTGAGCTTGATCTCCTAGCCCGAAGTATGTAGCAAGTGATGCCATCTACATTAGTTAAAAGGAGTAAACTTTAGCAACTCTGATGTGAATCTAACAAGAAAGCTACAGGCATTGAGGTTTATCATTGAGAATCGGGAAAAAGAGAGACCTTCATGTCACCAGCTCTCTTCCCAAACTTCTGAGACAACAATGAAAGCGAATCAATTGTAGCTTTCGGCTCTGGCGGAGAGAGACCAATTTCTGCAAATGCTTCTCTTATTCTTACACAATCGAATCGAATTATGTTATGTCCCGCCCAAATTCGTCCtacaaaaacaccaaaatcaacACTTTTAGCTTCGTGAGAAAGAAAgcgaggaagagagagaatcCCTTACCGTGAAGAATGTCATAGACCTTATCGGCGATTTCAGAGAATGTATGTGCAGAGAGAACTCCGTCGCGCGTAATGCCGCTACGTCGCTTTGTGAGCGTAGAGATTAAGGAAAGATCAGTAGGTCGAACCAAAGTGGAGTAACTATAGAGCTCCTCTAGCCTCCTTGGGCAAACTAAGATGGCCCCAAACTCCAAAATCGCGAAAGGCTCCCCTGATTTGGTCGGAACCGCCGTCTCAAGGTCGAAAAACGCTATCTCGCTTCTCTCATCGCCGCCCAGACTCGAAGCCATTgttgaaaagtgaaaactgatagaaagaaggagaagctaATAGGTGGGTTTTAAAGCGAATGAGCTTCACGCGCCACGTCCTCTTTTTACggaaaaaatctaaactttgaGAGACGCAACTGTAGAATGAGGTTTATCTTGCGTCATCTGCATTCACTTGGAGTGATCAACAAATTTGATTCCTTTCTTCTACATTTTCACACCAAATCGCTTAAATCTAACCACACTTTGAAGCAATATCTTGAATCTGGGGAACCAATCAAAGCTCTTTTAGATTTCCGGCACCGATTCAGACAAAGTCCTAGTTTTGTTGAcagtttttctgttttgtttgcCATTAAAGTTTCGTCAGCTCAGAAAGCTTCCTCACTTGATGGTAGACAGATCCACGCTCTTGTAAGAAAACTAGGTTTCAATGCCgttattcaaattcaaacatcTTTAGTGGGATTCTACTCTTCCGTGGGTGATGTCGATTATGCACGCCAAGTGTTCGACGAAACGCCTGAGAAACAGAACATTGTCTTGTGGACAGCGATGATTTCAGCTTACACTGAGAATGAGAACTCTGTGGAAGCTATTGAGCTGTTTAAACGAATGGAAGCGGAAAAGATCGAACTTGATGGAGTGATTGTGACTGTGGCTTTATCAGCTTGTGCTGATCTCGGGGCGGTGCAGATGGGAGAAGAGATTTATTCGCGTAGTATCAAGAGAAAACGAAGATTGGCTATGGATTTAACTCTGAGAAATTCACTTCTTAACATGTACGTGAAATCTGGGGAAACTGAGAAAGCTAGGAAACTCTTTGATGAAAGTATGAGAAAAGATGTGACTACTTACACATCTATGATCTTCGGGTATGCTTTAAACGGTCAAGCTCAAGAATCTTTAGAACTcttcaagaaaatgaagacGATTGATCAGAGCCAAGATACTGTCATTACTCCAAATGATGTGACTTTCATCGGCGTCTTGATGGCTTGTAGTCACAGTGGCTTAGTAGAAGAAGGAAAACGACATTTCAAGAGCATGATTATGGATTACAATCTGAAACCTAGAGAAGCTCATTTCGGATGTATGGTGGATTTGTTTTGTCGGTCAGGTCATTTGAAAGATGCTCACGAGTTCATCAATCAGATGCCGATAAAGCCAAACACAGTGATATGGAGAACACTGCTAGGCGCTTGCAGTCTTCACGGGAATGTTGAGCTCGGAGAAGAAGTTCAGAGACGGATCTTTGAGTTAGATCGTGATCATGTCGGAGATTATGTTGCGTTGTCAAATATCTACGCTTCAAAAGGAATGTGGGATGAGAAATCAAAGATGAGGGATCGtgtgaggaagagaagaatgcCTGGTAAAAGCTGGATTGAACTCGGAAGCATTATCAATGAGTTTGTCTCAGGACCTGATAATAACGATGAGCAGCTGATGATGGGAGAGATTAGTGAGGTTTTGAGATGTTTAGTTTCTTGTATGACAAGTTTTGATTGTGTAATAGGGAAAAAAATGTAGACCAAAAGAGTCTAGTGGAAGTTAATCAAAGCCCACTTGTAGGAGCCTGTGGCCcaacaaattaaatcaaaattgataacttaaataattttaagttttcacttttatcaaaaaggggcctgggaaaaaaacaaatatcaaagaaaGCCCAAAAAAGACGGagaaatcagatttttttgaatttaagaaattaaaaaaaaaaaaggagagctCCGTCTTCGTTGCTTTTTCGAGCGGTGCCTAGTCTCAACTTCCATGGCTGACATCTTACCTTCAAATTTTctcaaaccaaccaaaaagcttcttctccttttctaaaatttcatcAAACCCTATAGGGTTTTCTCAAtacaattgattttttttttcttcttcttctctatggATACGACCCTTTCTCCCGCCGTGGAGGCGGAACAAATCGCCGACTCAACGATCGACACTGTTTCTCGTTTGATCGCCGGCGTTTTCTCCGGCGCACTTACTGGAATCTTCGCTATGGGTATTAATATGTTTTGCCGTTTTgatcatcttttgtttgtgCATTTGAGTAGAGGAAAGTTTTCCCTTTTGTGAGAATTGTGACGATTTTGTTCCCTCTAAGTTGTTCGTTTCTATCCTTTTGGTCAACTCTTGATCTCTTGCAACAAATATTTCTTGTGGGCCTGCAAATTTTGTGAAAAAGGTTACATTTTTCTGTCTTGAGAGATTTGGTTGAACATCGTTCAGATCATTAGTCAGATTATCATACGTG
This sequence is a window from Arabidopsis thaliana chromosome 1 sequence. Protein-coding genes within it:
- a CDS encoding Polynucleotidyl transferase, ribonuclease H-like superfamily protein (Polynucleotidyl transferase, ribonuclease H-like superfamily protein; FUNCTIONS IN: exonuclease activity, nucleic acid binding; LOCATED IN: intracellular; EXPRESSED IN: 12 plant structures; EXPRESSED DURING: 6 growth stages; CONTAINS InterPro DOMAIN/s: Exonuclease (InterPro:IPR006055), Polynucleotidyl transferase, ribonuclease H fold (InterPro:IPR012337), Exonuclease, RNase T/DNA polymerase III (InterPro:IPR013520); BEST Arabidopsis thaliana protein match is: Polynucleotidyl transferase, ribonuclease H-like superfamily protein (TAIR:AT5G61390.1).), translated to MASSLGGDERSEIAFFDLETAVPTKSGEPFAILEFGAILVCPRRLEELYSYSTLVRPTDLSLISTLTKRRSGITRDGVLSAHTFSEIADKVYDILHGRIWAGHNIIRFDCVRIREAFAEIGLSPPEPKATIDSLSLLSQKFGKRAGDMKMASLATYFGLGDQAHRSLDDVRMNLEVVKYCATVLFLESSVPDILTDMSWFSPRKSPRTRSNGKLVANGVRESSTSSSSSPKTDPSSSSVDATIVKNHPIVSLLTECSESDASSYDIEDPIDITTLIGKLRIGTLQTDAAEEAKTVRQQDESPPSPDSDAKDESFLGVNEVSVSSIRASLVPFYRGSLRMKLFHNDTPLHLCWHSLKVRFGISRKFVDHAGRPKLNIIVDAPLDLCKILDAVDAAAHNLPTDSSTNSDWRPTVIRKEGFANYPTARLHISSESNGDDTLCGTQVYQKEEPLGTNQKLDVSSDNLEKLESALLPGTLVDAFFSLEPYSYQQMAGIRLAVKKLVILLKK
- a CDS encoding Polynucleotidyl transferase, ribonuclease H-like superfamily protein produces the protein MASLATYFGLGDQAHRSLDDVRMNLEVVKYCATVLFLESSVPDILTDMSWFSPRKSPRTRSNGKLVANGVRESSTSSSSSPKTDPSSSSVDATIVKNHPIVSLLTECSESDASSYDIEDPIDITTLIGKLRIGTLQTDAAEEAKTVRQQDESPPSPDSDAKDESFLGVNEVSVSSIRASLVPFYRGSLRMKLFHNDTPLHLCWHSLKVRFGISRKFVDHAGRPKLNIIVDAPLDLCKILDAVDAAAHNLPTDSSTNSDWRPTVIRKEGFANYPTARLHISSESNGDDTLCGTQVYQKEEPLGTNQKLDVSSDNLEKLESALLPGTLVDAFFSLEPYSYQQMAGIRLAVKKLVILLKK
- a CDS encoding Polynucleotidyl transferase, ribonuclease H-like superfamily protein, whose product is MKMASLATYFGLGDQAHRSLDDVRMNLEVVKYCATVLFLESSVPDILTDMSWFSPRKSPRTRSNGKLVANGVRESSTSSSSSPKTDPSSSSVDATIVKNHPIVSLLTECSESDASSYDIEDPIDITTLIGKLRIGTLQTDAAEEAKTVRQQDESPPSPDSDAKDESFLGVNEVSVSSIRASLVPFYRGSLRMKLFHNDTPLHLCWHSLKVRFGISRKFVDHAGRPKLNIIVDAPLDLCKILDAVDAAAHNLPTDSSTNSDWRPTVIRKEGFANYPTARLHISSESNGDDTLCGTQVYQKEEPLGTNQKLDVSSDNLEKLESALLPGTLVDAFFSLEPYSYQQMAGIRLAVKKLVILLKK